A part of Kryptolebias marmoratus isolate JLee-2015 linkage group LG8, ASM164957v2, whole genome shotgun sequence genomic DNA contains:
- the rbms2b gene encoding RNA-binding motif, single-stranded-interacting protein 2b isoform X2 produces the protein MLLSVPPRTGISPYNGYTGKTNKKQTYVSPSNHQMASPSPNSNSNSNAATLSNGSSSNSSSGGGGEQLSKTNLYIRGLPPGTTDQDLVKLCQPYGKIVSTKAILDKTTNKCKGYGFVDFDSPASAQKAVTALKAGGVQAQMAKQQEQDPTNLYISNLPPSMDEQELENMLKPFSQAISTRILRDANGTSRGVGFARMESTEKCEAIIQHFNGKYIKLPAGVPAPSEPLLCKFADGGQKKRQSQGKHLQNGRPWTRDGESAGLTLTYDPTTALQNGFFSPYSITPNRMIGPASLSPYMPSPVSTYQLHNPSWIHQQSYIMPPTGAVLSSGMDHTMSIQPASMIGPLTQQLGHLSMGSSGTYMPANTSMQGTYMPPYPQVPPTNMSVEESAVQQPVAIETPTEHSAYSYQHSK, from the exons caGACATATGTGTCCCCCTCCAACCATCAGATGGCTTCTCCAAGCCCGAACAGCAACAGCAATAGCAACGCTGCGACCCTCAgcaatggcagcagcagcaacagcagcagtggaggaggaggagagcagctcAGCAAAACCAACCTTTACATCCGTGGCCTTCCTCCAGGAACCACAGACCAGGATCTGGTCAAGCTCTGTCAGCC GTATGGGAAAATTGTGTCCACCAAGGCCATCTTGGACAAGACCACCAATAAATGCAAAG GCTACGGCTTTGTGGACTTTGACAGTCCCGCCTCAGCTCAGAAAGCAGTCACAGCGCTGAAAGCTGGCGGAGTGCAGGCTCAGATGGCCAAG CAACAGGAGCAGGACCCCACCAACCTCTACATCTCCAACCTGCCCCCGTCCATGGACgagcaggagctggagaacaTGCTGAAGCCCTTCAGCCAGGCGATTTCCACTCGCATCCTCCGGGACGCCAACGGGACCAGCCGAGGAGTCGGCTTCGCCAG GATGGAGTCAACAGAGAAATGTGAGGCTATTATTCAACATTTCAACGGAAAATATATTAAACTTCCTGCTGGAGTTCCAG CACCATCAGAACCGCTGCTGTGTAAGTTTGCTGACGGAGGTCAGAAGAAGCGTCAGAGCCAAGGGAAACACCTGCAGAACGGTCGACCCTGGACACGAGACGGAGAATCT GCAGGACTCACCCTCACCTATGACCCCACCACAGCCTTACAGAACGG GTTCTTCTCTCCCTACAGCATCACCCCGAACCGAATGATCGGACCAGCTTCCCTCTCCCCGTACATGCCTTCGCCCGTGTCCACCTATCAG CTACACAATCCGTCCTGGATCCATCAGCAGTCATACATAATGCCGCCCACG GGAGCAGTCCTCTCGTCAGGGATGGATCACACCATGTCCATCCAGCCGGCCTCCATGATCGGGCCCCTGACGCAGCAGCTCGGTCACCTGTCCATGGGCAGCAGTGGGACA TATATGCCTGCAAACACATCTATGCAGGGGACCTACATGCCCCCGTACCCCCAAGTGCCTCCCACCAACATGTCGGTCGAG GAAAGCGCCGTCCAGCAGCCCGTTGCCATAGAGACGCCCACGGAGCACTCAGCCTACTCCTACCAGCACAGCAAGTGA
- the rbms2b gene encoding RNA-binding motif, single-stranded-interacting protein 2b isoform X1 — protein MLLSVPPRTGISPYNGYTGKTNKKQTYVSPSNHQMASPSPNSNSNSNAATLSNGSSSNSSSGGGGEQLSKTNLYIRGLPPGTTDQDLVKLCQPYGKIVSTKAILDKTTNKCKGYGFVDFDSPASAQKAVTALKAGGVQAQMAKQQEQDPTNLYISNLPPSMDEQELENMLKPFSQAISTRILRDANGTSRGVGFARMESTEKCEAIIQHFNGKYIKLPAGVPAPSEPLLCKFADGGQKKRQSQGKHLQNGRPWTRDGESAGLTLTYDPTTALQNGFFSPYSITPNRMIGPASLSPYMPSPVSTYQLHNPSWIHQQSYIMPPTGAVLSSGMDHTMSIQPASMIGPLTQQLGHLSMGSSGTYMPANTSMQGTYMPPYPQVPPTNMSVEVFAVSRKESAVQQPVAIETPTEHSAYSYQHSK, from the exons caGACATATGTGTCCCCCTCCAACCATCAGATGGCTTCTCCAAGCCCGAACAGCAACAGCAATAGCAACGCTGCGACCCTCAgcaatggcagcagcagcaacagcagcagtggaggaggaggagagcagctcAGCAAAACCAACCTTTACATCCGTGGCCTTCCTCCAGGAACCACAGACCAGGATCTGGTCAAGCTCTGTCAGCC GTATGGGAAAATTGTGTCCACCAAGGCCATCTTGGACAAGACCACCAATAAATGCAAAG GCTACGGCTTTGTGGACTTTGACAGTCCCGCCTCAGCTCAGAAAGCAGTCACAGCGCTGAAAGCTGGCGGAGTGCAGGCTCAGATGGCCAAG CAACAGGAGCAGGACCCCACCAACCTCTACATCTCCAACCTGCCCCCGTCCATGGACgagcaggagctggagaacaTGCTGAAGCCCTTCAGCCAGGCGATTTCCACTCGCATCCTCCGGGACGCCAACGGGACCAGCCGAGGAGTCGGCTTCGCCAG GATGGAGTCAACAGAGAAATGTGAGGCTATTATTCAACATTTCAACGGAAAATATATTAAACTTCCTGCTGGAGTTCCAG CACCATCAGAACCGCTGCTGTGTAAGTTTGCTGACGGAGGTCAGAAGAAGCGTCAGAGCCAAGGGAAACACCTGCAGAACGGTCGACCCTGGACACGAGACGGAGAATCT GCAGGACTCACCCTCACCTATGACCCCACCACAGCCTTACAGAACGG GTTCTTCTCTCCCTACAGCATCACCCCGAACCGAATGATCGGACCAGCTTCCCTCTCCCCGTACATGCCTTCGCCCGTGTCCACCTATCAG CTACACAATCCGTCCTGGATCCATCAGCAGTCATACATAATGCCGCCCACG GGAGCAGTCCTCTCGTCAGGGATGGATCACACCATGTCCATCCAGCCGGCCTCCATGATCGGGCCCCTGACGCAGCAGCTCGGTCACCTGTCCATGGGCAGCAGTGGGACA TATATGCCTGCAAACACATCTATGCAGGGGACCTACATGCCCCCGTACCCCCAAGTGCCTCCCACCAACATGTCGGTCGAG GTCTTTGCTGTTTCTCGAAAGGAAAGCGCCGTCCAGCAGCCCGTTGCCATAGAGACGCCCACGGAGCACTCAGCCTACTCCTACCAGCACAGCAAGTGA
- the si:dkey-21c19.3 gene encoding sentrin-specific protease 1 codes for MLNKFYEWLETSFANLRNGEPAADDSHGHIAPRDALVRRKRPIECLEDGYNIHQDDLAIKKSRMGDLIDSVKSAAEGVKNHSTNVATWMKKNVSPTLRNILPTSSGSPAGEPQPSTSAAIWTGRPIVNRNSLDETFAAPSTTLEWKTSKSEWLRNEKSLMGSKVCRRQVCMSSTHREVPKTNGHSVNIPSITPKVHLSPRLGRPFNLRPHGTSSLFGGVGTTNSSCTNMYEKTFPIKVMQSPTHSTMSSRLHNNKPHCTAQESVREEEKEIYRQLLTMVSGGQSSFHQNGSSHTIVRSHRDFTSFLTSHRRLQVSSPAGSAAGGTSEAPSSPLSPRGVSSQSSSNLPSPVGISSKPETQMWSQDADLGLRRAAALTSAPSPSDLQDSTSQDTQSSAHDGDSVIIVNDQKGKKQDASNVPCFQAELWIKELTSMYDSRARERRRQIEEQEALTAQLLKERLFVGERRGPDVEVHVRVPLEKEVPLSLVIKEPKHLEEKPEFPELTEDMDAEVNRTLMKGGSPHEILSEGFGLSLTRKDLQTLSNLNWLNDEVINFYMNLLVERSKDPNLPSVNTFNTFFYPKLRSSGYSAVRRWTKKMDIFAKDLLLVPVHLGMHWCLSVVDFRKKSVMYFDSMGGRNDEACQMLFDYLQQESKDKKGKELDTSGWTLHSKKPSEIPQQMNGSDCGMFTCKYADYITKDKQITFTQKHMPYFRRRMVWEIVNHKLL; via the exons ATGCTGAATAAATTCTACGAATGGTTGGAAACGAGTTTTGCCAATCTTCGCAACGGTGAACCAGCTGCGGATGACTCACATGGACACATTGCACCGAGAGACGCTTTAGTGAGAAGGAAAAGACCTATTGAATG tttgGAGGATGGCTATAACATCCATCAAGATGATTTAGCCATTAAGAAATCACGAATGG GGGATCTTATTGATAGTGTTAAGAGTGCAGCTGAAGGGGTTAAAAATCATAGTACTAATGTAGCGACGTGGATGAAGAAAAATGTAAGCCCAACTTTGAGGAATATTCTGCCTACCTCCTCTGGATCCCCTGCCGGAGAGCCACAGCCATCAACATCAGCAGCGATCTGGACAGGGAGGCCG ATTGTCAACAGGAATTCTTTGGATGAAACGTTTGCTGCTCCCTCAACAACTTTGGAGTGGAAAACATCTAAATCAG AGTGGTTACGCAATGAGAAGTCCCTTATGGGATCAAAAGTCTGCAGGCGACAAGTTTGTATGAGTTCTACACATCGTGAGGTGCCAAAGACAAATGGACACTCTGTCAACATACCCTCCATCACCCCCAAAGTCCACCTCTCCCCACGCTTAGGCAGGCCCTTTAACCTTCGACCGCATGGAACTTCAAG tttgtttggTGGAGTTGGAACAACAAACAGCTCCTGCACCAACATGTATGAGAAGACCTTTCCCATCAAAGTAATGCAGAGCCCGACACACAGCACCATGTCAAGCCGCTTACACAACAACAAGCCCCACTGCACAGCACAAGAG TCTGTTCgtgaggaggagaaggagatcTACAGGCAGCTTCTGACGATGGTTTCCGGTGGTCAGTCATCTTTCCATCAAAACGGCAGCTCACACACCATTGTGAGGTCACACAGAGATTT CACCAGCTTCCTCACCAGCCACAGGCGGTTACAGGTCTCTTCTCCGGCTGggtcagcagcaggaggaacTTCAGAGGCACCCAGTAGCCCCCTCAGTCCCAGGGGTGTCTCTAGTCAGTCCTCCAGTAATCTTCCCAGTCCAGTGGGAATCTCCAGCAAGCCAGAGACCCAGATGTGGTCTCAAGATGCAGATCTTGGCCTCAGAAGAGCAGCTGCTCTCACATCAGCTCCGTCCCCATCAGATCTGCAAGACAGCACCTCTCAGGACACACAGTCATCAG ctcatGATGGTGACTCTGTAATTATTGTAAATGATCAGAAAGGCAAAAAGCAGGACGCCTCAAA TGTGCCATGTTTCCAAGCTGAATTATGGATCAAAGAATT gacTAGCATGTATGATTCTCGGGCGAGAGAAAGACGGAGACAAATAGAAGAACAGGAAGCCCTAACCGCCCAGCTGCTGAAAGAG CGCTTGTTTGTTGGGGAACGTCGAGGCCCAGATGTGGAGGTCCATGTTCGAGTTCCGTTGGAGAAGGAGGTTCCTTTGTCTCTTGTGATAAAGGAACCAAAGCATTTAGAGGAGAAACCAGAATTTCCTGAACTCACAGAG GACATGGACGCTGAGGTGAACAGGACGCTGATGAAAGGGGGAAGTCCTCATGAAATATTAAGTGAAGGTTTCGGGCTCAGCCTGACACGAAAAGACTTGCAAACCCTCAGCAACCTCAACTGGCTCAATGATGAG GTGATCAACTTCTACATGAACCTGTTGGTTGAACGCAGCAAGGATCCCAACCTGCCGTCGGTCAACACGTTCAACACGTTTTTCTACCCGAAGCTGCGCAGCAGCGGCTACTCTGCTGTTCGCCGCTGGACCAAAAAGATGGACATCTTTGCTAAAGACCTCTTGTTAGTTCCTGTTCACTTGGGGATGCACTGGTGCCTCTCT GTCGTGGATTTCCGCAAAAAGTCCGTCATGTACTTTGATTCTATGGGAGGAAGAAATGATGAAGCATGCCAAATGTTGTT tGACTACCTGCAACAGGAAAGTAAggacaaaaaaggcaaagagcTGGATACCTCAGGCTGGACTCTGCACAGCAAGAAGCCCAGT GAAATCCCACAGCAGATGAATGGTAGCGACTGTGGAATGTTCACGTGCAAATATGCAGATTACATTACCAAAGACAAGCAGATCACCTTCACACAG AAACACATGCCCTACTTCAGAAGACGGATGGTTTGGGAGATCGTGAACCACAAATTGTTGTGA